A single window of Drosophila suzukii chromosome 3, CBGP_Dsuzu_IsoJpt1.0, whole genome shotgun sequence DNA harbors:
- the Ppn gene encoding papilin isoform X4, producing MDLSRRLCSTALVAFIVLAGIHDSHSRFPGLRQKRQYGANMYLPESSVTPGGEGDDPDEWTPWSSPSDCSRTCGGGVSYQTRECLRTDARGEAICSGGSRRYFSCNTQDCPEEEPDFRSQQCSRFDRQHFDGVLYEWVPYLNAPNPCELNCMPKGERFYYRQRETVIDGTRCNDQDLDVCVNGKCMPVGCDMMLGSNAKEDKCRKCGGDGSTCKTIRNTITTKDLAAGYNDLLLLPEGATNIRIEETAPSSNYLACRNHSGHYYLNGDWRIDFPRPMFFANSWWNYQRKPMGFAAPDQLTCSGPISESIFIVMLVQEKNISLEYEYSIPESLSHSQQDTHTWTHHQFGECSASCGGGTQSRVVTCNNRITLAEVNPALCDEKSKPLEEQECGTEPCAPHWVEGEWSKCSKGCGADGFQNRSITCERISSSGEHTVEEDAVCLKEVGNKPATKQECNRDVKNCPKYHLGPWTPCDKLCGEGKQTRKVTCYIKENGRKRVLPEEDCVEEKPEVEKSCLLTPCEGVDWIISQWSGCNACGQNTETRTAICGNKEGKVYPEEFCEPEVPTLSRPCKSPKCQAQWFSSEWSKCSAPCGKGVKSRIVLCGEFNGMTVSPASDDSKCDKETKPESEQECEGEEKECPGEWFTGPWGECSKPCGGGERVREVLCLSNGTKSVNCDESKVEPLSEKCNPEACTEDEILPLTSTDKPIEDDEEDCDEDGIELITDSLPDVEKSADIIDLEDKQSTETTPEAEELMQSDSPTPFDESDSTGTTVEGSGDESDSTTDSGISTEGSGDDEETSEASTDLSSSTTSDSSSSDSSSSDSSSSDSSSSVSSDSTSEAPSSSVSDSSDSTDQSTESTGVSGSSTDVSSSTEASTSDSTDVSSSSDASESTVTADSTSEGSTEASSSTDDSTDSSDKTSDVSESTTEASSSSVSDSSDSTDSSTDSVSSSTESSSDSTSDATSDSTVSSDSTDSTSEETTESTSESSTDTTESSTLDASSTTDVSSTTGVSSTTDASSSSDASSTESSTDGSSSTSSSDSTESTVVSSDGSTDTSTDGTTDGITDKSTDGSTESSTDGSTDGSSDASTDGSTDGSTESSVSTESTEVSGGSSTTEGSTVEDDSSTSSSITSDSTVTDSSSSTDVSGSTETTDTSASTEASSTDSTESTESTSTGETGETTESGPTEESTTEGSTESTSEGSTDSTQSTDLDSTTNDIWSTSDKDDDSETSTPYSFDSEVTKDKPRKCKPKKSSCAKSKYGCCPDGKSTPKGPFDEGCPIAKTCADTTYGCCLDGVSPAKGKNNKGCPKSQCAETLFGCCPDKFTAAEGEDDEGCPQTTTVPPTTTTEESQPESTTEVEGSGEDSTTSEPDTKKSCSYSDFGCCPDGETTAKGEKFEGCDVEPEKPKSCRESENGCCPDGQTPASGPNGAGCAGCTRERYGCCPDSQTPAHGPNKEGCCLDTEFGCCPDNILAARGPNNEGCECHYTPYGCCPDNKSPATGYNQEGCACETTQHGCCPDKITAAKGPKFEGCPCETTQFGCCPDGITFAKGQHNHGCHCLQTEFKCCDDEKTPAKGPNGEGCTCLESKFGCCPDGVTKATDEKFGGCENVQQPPQKACSLPKETGNCTNFSVKYFFDVAYGGCARFWYGGCEGNDNRFDSETECKDTCQEYSGKHVCLLPKASGPCTGSEKKWYFNADYNRCEEFQYGGCYGTSNRFDTKEQCQGNCSASDNLPTCEQPVESGPCAGNFERWYYDNESDICRPFTYGGCKGNKNNYPTEHACNYNCRQPGVLKDRCALPKQAGNCSEKLAKWHFSENEKRCVPFYYTGCGGNKNNFPTLESCEDHCPRQVAKDICDIPAETGECDNYVTSWYYDTMAQGCRQFYYGGCGGNENRFSTEESCLARCDRKPEPTTTTAPIPPRPAPSTGDICEEDAAPGDCGEWALKWHFDRNYGACRQFYYGGCGGNDNRFETESDCQQRCSTQQRPAPTPPPTPAPTRKPAPPQALAQCSQPVDPGQCDEWVLNWSFNETEGRCQSFYYGGCGGNDNRFASEDECSASCSPNVDTRFGEPEPEPEPEPEEPRPDTSKCFLAPEPGNCYENETRWFYNSQEGLCDEFIFTGCGGNANNYASEEECQSECHDAQTTCALPPVRGRCSDLSRRWFYDERSGGCHEFEFSGCRGNRNNFVSESACLSFCRSQGPVEPEPQPPAPTYSVCTLPPEAGECDNRTTVWFYDNENMACTAFTYTGCGGNGNRFETRDQCERQCGEFKGVDVCHEQVTTGPCTDWQTKYYFNKESQACEPFTYGGCDGTGNRFNDLYECQTVCIAGREPAVGSAKEICLLPLAMGRCNGPSVQERRWYYDDSLGNCVTFIYQGCSGNQNNFRSFEACMSQCRPDGNDLDNGIGQNPCDTFDAECRELRCPYGVRRDAARSQPECTQCVCDNPCDGYSCPEGQQCAIDVSRSDDRQFAPVCREINKPGECPALSANASGCVRECYSDADCLGNNKCCSDGCGQLCVHPARPTQPPRTQAPVVSYPGDVSAALEPKEPHELDVQTSIGGIAVLRCFATGNPAPNITWSLKNLVINTNKGRYVLTSNGDLTIVQVRQTDDGTYVCVASNGLGEPVRREVALQVTVNVNAVLALDPKNNYSPGSTIFMSCSVQGYPLPNVTWTKDDVPLYNNERVQISSQPHSLILSDVTPEDSGKYTCRASNAYTYANGDANVSIQSVVPVSPECVDNPYFANCKLIVQGKYCTNPYYTKFCCRSCTLAGQVASAPLHPNAV from the exons CTCAACTGCCTTGGTAGCATTCATTGTTCTGGCCGGCATCCATGATTCCCATAGCAGATTT CCTGGGCTAAGACAAAAAAGACAATATGGGGCGAATATGTATTTGCCGGAGAGCTCCGTGACGCCCGGCGGCGAGGGTGATGATCCCGATGAGTGGACACCCTGGAGCTCGCCCTCGGACTGTTCGAGAACCTGTGGCGGTGGAGTGTCCTACCAGACTCGAGAGTGTCTGCGCACAGA TGCCCGTGGCGAAGCCATCTGCAGTGGAGGCAGTCGTCGCTACTTCTCCTGCAACACTCAAGACTGTCCGGAAGAGGAACCCGACTTCCGGTCGCAGCAGTGCTCCCGCTTCGATAGACAGCACTTCGATGGAGTCCTCTACGAATGGGTGCCATACTTAAATGCACCCAATCCCTGCGAGCTGAACTGCATGCCTAAGGGTGAGCGCTTCTACTATCGCCAAAGGGAGACGGTGATCGACGGTACCCGCTGCAATGACCAGGATCTGGACGTGTGCGTCAATGGAAAGTGCATGCCCGTGGGCTGTGACATGATGCTGGGCAGCAATGCCAAGGAGGACAAGTGCCGGAAGTGCGGTGGAGATGGAAGCACCTGCAAGACGATCCGGAACACCATCACCACCAAAGACCTGGCTGCAGGCTACAATGACCTGTTGCTCCTTCCCGAAGGTGCTACCAATATCCGTATCGAGGAGACGGCGCCGTCCAGCAATTATCTGGCCTGCCGGAACCACAGTGGACACTACTACCTGAACGGCGACTGGCGCATCGATTTCCCACGCCCCATGTTTTTCGCCAACTCGTGGTGGAACTACCAACGCAAACCCATGGGCTTCGCCGCCCCCGATCAACTGACCTGCAGCGGCCCCATCTCAGAGAGCATCTTCATTGTCATGTTGGTGCAGGAGAAGAACATCAGCCTCGAATACGAGTACAGCATTCCTGAGTCCCTGAGTCACTCGCAACAGGATACGCATACGTGGACGCATCACCAATTTGGAGAGTGCAGTGCTTCCTGCGGCGGTGGAACTCAGAGCCGAGTGGTCACCTGCAACAACCGCATCACCCTGGCGGAGGTCAATCCAGCACTGTGCGATGAAAAGTCCAAGCCATTGGAGGAACAGGAATGCGGCACGGAACCATGCGCTCCCCACTGGGTGGAGGGCGAGTGGTCTAAGTGCTCCAAGGGCTGCGGAGCTGACGGTTTCCAGAACAGAAGCATCACCTGCGAACGAATTTCCTCTTCAGG CGAGCATACAGTTGAAGAAGACGCTGTTTGCCTCAAGGAGGTGGGCAACAAGCCGGCAACCAAACAGGAGTGCAATCGCGATGTCAAGAACTGTCCCAAGTACCATCTGGGACCCTGGACACCATGTGATAAGCTCTGCGGCGAAGGAAAGCAGACACGTAAGGTGACTTGCTACATTAAGGAGAACGGACGCAAGCGAGTCCTGCCCGAAGAAGATTGCGTGGAGGAGAAGCCGGAGGTGGAGAAGTCCTGCCTTTTGACGCCCTGCGAGGGCGTTGATTGGATCATCTCTCAGTGGAGCGGT TGCAACGCATGTGGTCAAAACACCGAAACTCGCACGGCTATCTGTGGCAACAAGGAAGGTAAGGTGTACCCGGAGGAGTTCTGTGAACCAGAGGTGCCTACTCTATCTCGACCTTGCAAATCGCCCAAGTGCCAGGCGCAGTGGTTCTCCTCGGAATGGAGCAAGTGCTCCGCTCCCTGCGGCAAGGGCGTTAAGTCCCGCATTGTCCTCTGCGGGGAGTTCAATGGCATGACTGTGAGTCCAGCAAGTGATGACTCAAAGTGCGACAAGGAAACGAAACCGGAGTCAGAACAGGAGTGCGAGGGCGAGGAGAAGGAGTGCCCCGGTGAATGGTTCACTGGACCTTGGGGAGAGTGTAGCAAGCCATGTGGAGGTGGGGAGAGAGTTCGCGAGGTCCTGTGTCTATCCAATGGAACCAAGTCCGTTAACTGTGATGAGTCGAAGGTCGAACCCCTATCCGAGAAGTGCAATCCAGAAGCTTGTACCGAGGATGAGATATTGCCCTTGACTAGCACCGACAAACCCATCGAGGATGACGAGGAGGATTGTGATGAAGATGGTATTGAACTGATCACCGATAGCTTGCCAGATGTTGAAAAGAGCGCCGATATTATTGATTTGGAAGATAAACAGAGTACGGAAACAACACCTGAAGCTGAGGAACTAATGCAAAGTGACAGCCCGACACCTTTCGATGAGTCAGATTCGACTGGTACCACAGTTGAAGGATCGGGAGATGAATCCGATTCAACCACCGACAGCGGAATTAGTACAGAGGGAAGTGGCGATGATGAGGAAACTTCTGAGGCTTCCACTGACCTGTCCAGCTCGACGACTTCTGACTCAAGCTCCAGTGACTCTAGCTCCAGTGACTCCAGCTCAAGTGACTCCAGCTCCAGCGTTTCCAGCGATTCGACTTCAGAGGCTCCATCATCTTCAGTGTCCGATTCCAGCGACTCCACAGATCAATCTACAGAATCGACGGGTGTCTCAGGTAGCTCCACTGATGTCTCAAGCTCAACGGAAGCATCCACCTCGGACTCAACCGATGTTTCAAGCTCTTCAGACGCTTCTGAGTCTACTGTTACTGCAGACTCTACATCTGAAGGTTCTACGGAAGCATCGAGTTCTACAGATGACTCTACTGATTCTTCAGACAAAACTTCAGACGTTAGTGAATCTACAACAGAGGCTTCGTCTTCATCTGTGTCCGATTCTAGTGACAGCACAGACAGCTCAACTGACAGTGTATCCAGTTCAACAGAGAGTTCTTCGGACAGTACTTCTGATGCCACGTCCGACTCTACAGTTTCTTCAGATTCTACGGACTCCACTTCGGAAGAAACAACGGAAAGCACTTCCGAGTCATCGACTGATACTACCGAATCATCTACCTTGGACGCTTCCTCAACCACTGATGTTTCCTCAACCACTGGTGTTTCCTCAACCACTGATGCTTCTTCGAGCTCGGACGCTTCTTCAACGGAAAGCTCAACTGATGGTTCCTCTTCCACTTCTAGTTCGGACTCCACAGAATCTACTGTGGTATCTAGTGATGGATCGACAGATACTTCCACTGATGGCACCACTGATGGTATTACCGATAAATCCACTGATGGATCTACTGAGTCTTCAACAGATGGATCTACAGATGGATCTAGTGACGCTTCTACTGATGGATCTACTGATGGCTCCACTGAATCCTCCGTATCAACCGAAAGCACTGAGGTTAGCGGTGGAAGTTCGACCACTGAAGGAAGTACCGTCGAGGACGACAGTTCCACAAGCTCTTCCATCACATCAGACTCAACCGTTACAGACTCGTCATCTTCCACAGACGTTTCTGGATCCACGGAAACGACCGATACCTCTGCTTCTACAGAAGCTTCCTCCACAGATTCTACTGAATCTACTGAAAGCACTTCAACTGGAGAAACTGGGGAAACCACAGAAAGCGGGCCAACCGAGGAGAGTACTACCGAAGGATCTACGGAAAGCACTTCTGAGGGATCCACAGACAGCACCCAGTCTACAGATCTTGACAGCACTACCAATGATATCTGGAGCACCAGTGACAAGGATGACGATTCGGAGACCAGTACTCCATACTCCTTTGATTCTGAAGTTACCAAGGACAAGCCTCGCAAGTGCAAGCCCAAAAAGAGTAGTTGCGCCAAGTCAAAATACGGTTGCTGTCCGGATGGAAAGTCCACTCCCAAGGGACCATTCGACGAAGGTTGCCCCATTGCCAAGACCTGTGCCGATACAACGTACGGTTGTTGTCTGGACGGAGTGTCTCCAGCCAAGGGCAAGAACAACAAGGGTTGTCCCAAGTCCCAGTGCGCCGAGACCCTCTTTGGCTGCTGTCCCGATAAATTCACCGCTGCCGAAGGAGAGGATGATGAAGGATGTCCGCAGACAACTACTGTACCGCCTACCACCACCACAGAAGAATCGCAACCGGAGTCAACTACCGAGGTTGAGGGATCAGGAGAGGACTCGACGACATCTGAGCCAGATACCAAAAAGTCCTGCTCCTACTCCGACTTTGGTTGCTGTCCCGATGGCGAAACAACCGCTAAGGGTGAGAAGTTCGAGGGTTGCGATGTTGAGCCAGAGAAGCCGAAGAGTTGCAGAGAATCCGAGAACGGTTGCTGTCCGGATGGTCAAACTCCTGCCAGCGGACCGAATGGTGCGGGATGCGCGGGCTGCACTCGCGAGCGTTATGGATGTTGTCCGGATTCCCAGACCCCGGCTCACGGTCCCAACAAGGAAGGATGCTGCTTGGACACTGAGTTTGGATGCTGCCCCGACAACATCCTGGCCGCCCGTGGACCCAACAACGAGGGATGCGAATGCCACTACACACCCTACGGTTGCTGTCCGGACAACAAGTCGCCGGCCACTGGCTACAACCAGGAGGGATGTGCCTGCGAGACGACCCAACATGGGTGCTGTCCCGACAAGATCACCGCTGCCAAGGGACCCAAGTTCGAGGGATGCCCCTGCGAGACCACCCAGTTCGGATGCTGTCCCGACGGAATCACCTTCGCCAAGGGACAACACAACCACGGATGCCACTGCCTACAGACCGAGTTCAAGTGCTGCGATGACGAGAAGACCCCGGCCAAGGGACCCAATGGCGAGGGATGCACCTGCCTGGAGAGCAAGTTCGGCTGCTGTCCCGATGGAGTTACCAAGGCGACGGACGAGAAGTTCGGAGGATGCGAAAATGTCCAGCAACCGCCGCAAAAGGCCTGCAGCCTGCCCAAGGAAACGGGCAACTGCACCAACTTCAGTGTCAAATACTTCTTCGATGTTGCCTACGGAGGATGCGCTCGATTCTGGTATGGTGGATGCGAGGGTAACGACAATCGCTTCGACAGCGAGACCGAGTGCAAGGACACCTGTCAGGAATACTCCGGCAAGCATGTGTGCCTGCTGCCCAAGGCCTCTGGACCCTGTACGGGATCCGAGAAGAAATGGTACTTCAATGCGGACTACAACCGTTGCGAGGAGTTCCAATACGGCGGATGCTACGGTACCAGTAACCGATTCGATACCAAGGAACAGTGCCAAGGAAATTGCTCTGCCAGCGATAATCTTC CTACATGCGAACAGCCTGTGGAAAGTGGTCCGTGTGCCGGAAACTTTGAGCGTTGGTACTACGACAACGAGAGCGACATCTGCAGACCCTTCACCTATGGAGGATGCAAGGGCAATAAGAACAACTATCCCACGGAACACGCCTGCAACTACAATTGCCGCCAGCCTGGCGTGCTTAAAG ACCGCTGTGCGCTTCCTAAGCAAGCCGGTAATTGCAGTGAAAAGCTGGCCAAGTGGCACTTCTCCGAGAACGAGAAGCGCTGCGTGCCCTTCTACTACACGGGTTGTGGTGGCAACAAGAACAACTTCCCCACCTTGGAGTCCTGCGAGGACCACTGCCCCCGGCAAGTTG CCAAGGACATCTGTGATATTCCTGCCGAGACGGGCGAGTGTGACAACTATGTTACGAGCTGGTACTACGACACCATGGCTCAGGGCTGTCGCCAGTTCTACTACGGCGGCTGTGGAGGCAATGAGAACCGCTTCTCCACAGAAGAGTCCTGTTTGGCGCGTTGCGATCGCAAGCCGGAACCCACCACCACAACCGCCCCCATCCCGCCCAGGCCAGCACCCAGTACCGGGGACATATGCGAGGAGGATGCTGCTCCTGGCGATTGCGGTGAATGGGCCCTCAAGTGGCACTTTGATCGAAACTATGGTGCGTGTCGTCAGTTCTACTATGGCGGTTGTGGCGGCAATGACAATCGCTTCGAAACGGAGTCCGATTGTCAACAGCGTTGCTCCACACAGCAGCGTCCTGCTCCTACTCCACCACCAACTCCAGCTCCTACCAGAAAGCCAGCTCCTCCTCAAGCTCTTGCGCAGTGCAGTCAGCCAGTTGATCCAGGTCAATGTGACGAATGGGTACTCAATTGGAGCTTCAATGAGACGGAGGGTCGCTGCCAGTCGTTCTACTATGGCGGCTGCGGTGGCAATGATAACCGATTTGCCTCAGAGGATGAATGCTCAGCTAGCTGCTCCCCTAACGTAGACACCCGCTTTGGCGAACCCGAGCCCGAACCGGAACCTGAACCTGAGGAACCTCGTCCTGACACCTCAAAGTGCTTCCTGGCACCCGAGCCGGGCAATTGCTATGAGAACGAGACCCGCTGGTTCTACAACAGCCAGGAGGGACTCTGCGACGAGTTCATCTTCACGGGCTGTGGCGGCAATGCCAACAACTATGCCAGCGAGGAGGAGTGCCAGAGCGAGTGCCATGACGCCCAGACCACCTGTGCCCTGCCCCCTGTCCGAGGACGATGCAGTGACCTCTCCCGACGCTGGTTCTATGACGAGCGCAGTGGCGGATGCCACGAGTTCGAGTTCAGCGGATGCCGTGGTAATCGCAACAACTTCGTGTCGGAGAGCGCTTGTCTGAGCTTCTGTAGGAGTCAGGGTCCAGTGGAACCCGAGCCACAACCTCCAGCACCG ACCTACTCCGTGTGCACCCTACCACCAGAGGCTGGAGAGTGCGACAACCGGACTACCGTGTGGTTCTACGACAACGAGAACATGGCCTGCACGGCCTTCACCTACACAGGATGTGGTGGCAATGGAAATCGCTTCGAGACCCGCGACCAATGCGAGCGACAGTGTGGAGAGTTCAAGGGAGTGG ACGTTTGCCATGAGCAAGTGACGACGGGTCCGTGCACCGATTGGCAGACCAAGTACTACTTCAACAAAGAGAGCCAGGCCTGTGAACCCTTCACCTACGGTGGTTGCGATGGCACCGGCAACCGTTTCAATGATCTGTACGAGTGTCAGACAGTTTGCATAGCCGGTCGCGAACCGGCAGTAGGCTCGGCTAAAG AAATCTGCCTGCTGCCACTGGCGATGGGCCGCTGCAATGGACCTTCGGTGCAAGAGCGCCGTTGGTACTACGACGACTCGCTAGGAAACTGTGTGACCTTCATTTACCAAGGTTGCTCCGGCAACCAGAACAACTTCAGATCCTTCGAGGCATGCATGAGCCAATGCCGAC CGGATGGTAATGATTTAGACAACGGTATAGGACAGAACCCATGCGATACCTTTGATGCTGAGTGCCGGGAACTTCGTTGTCCATATGGTGTACGCCGTGACGCTGCCCGTTCCCAGCCAGAGTGCACGCAGTGCGTCTGCGATAATCCTTGCGATGGCTACAGCTGTCCGGAGGGTCAACAATGCGCCATCGatgtgtccaggtccgacgaTCGCCAGTTTGCACCAGTCTGCCGTGAAATCAACAAACCAGGCGAGTGTCCAGCTCTATCGGCCAATGCCAGTGGATGTGTCCGGGAATGCTACTCCGATGCCGACTGTTTGGGCAACAACAAGTGTTGCAGCGATGGCTGTGGACAACTTTGCGTCCATCCAGCTCGTCCCACGCAGCCACCACGTACTCAGGCCCCCGTGGTCTCCTATCCAGGCGATGTCAGCGCAGCTCTGGAACCCAAGGAACCCCATGAACTGGATGTCCAGACTTCCATCGGTGGTATTGCCGTGTTGCGCTGTTTCGCCACCGGCAATCCAGCTCCGAATATCACATGGTCGCTCAAAAACTTGGTG ATTAATACGAACAAGGGTCGCTACGTCTTGACCTCCAACGGGGATTTGACCATCGTCCAGGTGCGTCAAACCGACGATGGTACCTACGTCTGTGTGGCCAGCAATGGCCTTGGTGAACCCGTGCGACGTGAGGTTGCCCTCCAGGTTACAG TGAATGTAAATGCCGTGCTGGCGCTGGACCCGAAGAACAACTACTCACCGGGATCCACCATATTCATGAGCTGCTCTGTGCAGGGTTATCCATTACCAAATGTGACCTGGACCAAGGATGATGTGCCTCTCTATAACAACGAGCGGGTTCAAATTTCAT CCCAGCCACATAGTCTGATACTGAGTGATGTGACCCCCGAGGATTCGGGCAAGTATACCTGCAGAGCTAGCAATGCGTACACCTATGCCAATGGAGATGCAAATGTATCTATACAAT CTGTTGTACCTGTGTCGCCGGAGTGCGTCGACAATCCGTACTTTGCCAACTGCAAGCTGATCGTCCAGGGCAAGTACTGTACCAATCCGTACTACACCAAGTTCTGCTGCCGATCCTGCACATTGGCGGGCCAAGTGGCCTCGGCCCCACTTCATCCCAATGCGGTATAA